The nucleotide window AATTCATCAAAATGATTGATTACCAGATCAGCCAAAGACAAATCCTGATCTTTAGAATGTAAACTGTTGTAACCAACACAAAATATACTCGCGGCTTTCGCTGCTTTCACCCCATTGGTACTGTCTTCAATTACGATACAATTATTTTTTGGAGCAACAGACAAAGATGCTGCATGCTCAAAAATAGCAGGATTTGGTTTTGATTGCGGAAAATCTTCACCACTCACTATGTGTGAAAAATACTGGTGTAAATCAAAACGACCGAAAACACGGTTTATTGTTTCTTTAGAAGCCGATGAAGCCACAATTAGCTGCATTCCGTTCTGATGAAAATCTTTTATTAAATTTTCTACTCCTTCTAGCAAAGCCAAATCTTCTTTGCTGTCGAATGCTTCATTAAAAATTGATCTTTTTCTCAAAATCAAATCTTCAACTTCGTGTTGTAACTGAAAATGATCTTTCAATTTCTGAAACGTATTTCGGGTTGACAATCCTGTAAAAGAAGTGTACATTTCCTCAGGAACCTCAATAGCCAGTTCCCCAAATTGTTTGTAATAAGCATAACGGTGTACGAGTTCTGTATCTACAATTACACCATCCATGTCGAAAATTACGGTTTTTATCATTTTTTTTTCTTTGAGATTCTAAGATTCTGAGATGCTAAGTTTCTAAGCTATTTAGACAACTTAATTATATTTTGGTTTAATTAAGTTTAATGTTGTTTAAACTTTTAAAACGATTAAACCTTTAAACGATTAAACTTTCTATTCTTTTTTAAGCAAATATCTAATCACTGTTTCGGCGGCATGAAGACCAAACAATCCAGGCATATAACTATTGGTTCCGTAGAATGATTTTTTATAATTAGAACCATCAGTCGTTTTGACACTTCCTTCGTCTGGTTTTTCTAAAGAAAATACGGCTTTTACACCTCTGCTAACGCCCATTTTTTTAAGGCGTTTTCGAACCACTTTTGCAAGCGGACACACTGTTGTTTTAGAAATATCTTTTACAACCACTTTACTGGCAATCATTTTTCCGCCAGCACCCATATTCGAAATGATTTTCACACCTTTTTTCTTAGCTCCAACAATCAAATTCAATTTTGGAGTAATACTGTCGATGCAATCTAAAACGTAATCAAAATCGGTACTCACAATTTCAAAAGCACGCTCTGGCGAAAGAAATTCTTTTACTCTTATCAAATTCAATTCTGGATTAATATCCATCAATCTATCACCCACAATATCTACTTTTGGTTCTCCAACAGTAGAATGTAAGGCAGGCAACTGTCTGTTAATATTGGTAATATCCACCACATCTCCATCTACAATAGTCATGGTTCCCACTCCAGCTCTTGCCAGAAACTCGGCTGCAAACGACCCTACTCCACCAAGCCCAACGACCATTATATGGGAATCTTTTAATCTTTGTAATCCTTCTTTTCTAAATAATAGTTCGGCTCTTTCCGTCCATTCTGCCATACCTCTTTTTTGTTTTTTGTTTATTGTTTATTGTTTGCTGTGAATTACAACCTATTTTTAAAAACGGTTGCAAAATTACTCTTTATTTGTTGTTTCAGCTCATCCAAACTCCAATTTTTATATTGTGCTGCCAAGGCATACACTTCTTCGATTCCTACTTCTGCTGTATCCGTTTCCAGAAAAAAACGATCATTCGGAATACTCTCAAAAACAGTTTTCAATTCTGGATTTTGCAATAAATATTTTCCAAACGAAAGATAAAATCCGTTATCAATGAGTCCTTTTGCCATTTGCTTATTTTTCGAAAAACCATGAATAATCATCGGAACCGTAATTTTTAATTTTTTCTTTATGGCAATTACTTCCTGAAAAGCAGCCACACAATGAATCACAACAGGTTTATTATGTTTTTGTGCCAAAAGCAATTGCCTTTCAAAAACGATTTCCTGCAAAGTAAAAGGAATTTCAATGCGCTTATCAAATCCACACTCACCAATAGACAAACAATTTATTTCCAGTATTTTATCATTTATTATCTGCAATTCTTCTTCAAGTGAATTTTCGGCAATACGCCACGGATGAATCCCAATAGAATAATGCGGAATCGAGACGTCAAACTCACGAGGATACTGATTAACGAGTTCCAAAACTGTTTCCTGATTGGTGAATTTGTGAGTATGTAAATTAAAATATTCCATTAATCGTGAAGTTCCTTATGTCTGTTTTTATTTCGAAATAAAATTTTAGGCAAAAATAGTTTAAAGTTCCAAAGCCTCAAAGTTTATGTTTTTCACAGAACCATTAAAAATTATTTGGGCGTGCCCCCGTTGAGAAAAGGGGCTTACTCAGCAATGCGCTTATACAGCCCCTTTCCTCAACGGCGTCGGGCTATCCGCGCTACTTCGGTAGCTTGCTCCTATCCCTCACGCAAAAAACATAACTACTTTTAAAAACATTAACATACTTGAGACGAGTAAAATAGCTACAAAACTAAAAAATTAGTTAATAAACTATAAAAATAGTTTGTGAACTAAAAATATAGTTGTAAGTTTGATTTGAAATTTTATTCTAAATTTTAAAAACAAACAAAATGCAAAAGTTAACAAACAAGGAAGAAGAAATCATGCAGATTTTATGGAAGCTCAAAAAAGCATTCGTAAAAGAAGTAATGGCCGAAATCACCGAAGACCAACCACATTACAACACCCTATCCACAATTATCCGGAATTTGGAGGAAAAAGGATATGTTTCGTATAATGCCTTTGGCAACACGCACCAATACTACCCGCTGGTAAGTATCGAAGAATACCGAAAAAAATTCATGAGCAGGGCAATTGACAATTATTTCAATAGTTCCTATAAAAATATGGTTTCCTTCTTTGCCAAAGAAGAAGAAATAACCGCCGAGGAACTCAGGGAAATTCTAGCCATGATTGAACAAAAAAAATAACCTACTATGGAAACACTATTCATAAATATCATAAAATCCAGCGGATTGATTGCAATGTTCTATATTGCTTATTATTTGCTTTTGCGAAAAGAAACATTTTTTACAGCAAATCGTTGGTTTCTTTTGGCAGGTTTGATGACCTCCGTGATTTTACCATGGATAGTTTTCACTACAATCGTTTGGGTAGAACCCACACCAACCAACATAGATTGGTCAAAAATCCCAATGACACCCGTGCAGGAAGAAAGCTTTGAGATTAATTGGTATTACATTTTAGCAATTGCTTACACAATTGGAAGCGTACTTTTAATAACACAATTTATCTACGACTTTTATAATCTAAACCGTGTCATTAAAGGAAAGTCCATTCAGCACCAAGCCGATTATAAATTCATAGACACGACAGAAAACATTGCGCCTTTCTCCTATTTCAACACCATCGTTTACAATTCATCACTGTACAGCGAGTCGGAAATGGAAAGCATACTTGAACACGAAAAAGTGCACAGCGAGCAATACCACACAGTAGACGTCTTAATCACACGTTTCTTCTGTATCTTTTTTTGGTTCAATCCCTTTATTTGGCTGTACAAAAATGCCATTTTGCAAAATTTGGAATTCATCGCCGATAGCGAAGCAACCAAAAATTTATCCGACAAAAAAGCATATCAACTCACGCTTTTAAAAATAACAACACAAGAGAATTGTGTTGTGCTTACCAATCATTTTTATCAATCATTAATCAAAAAACGAATCGTTATGTTAAACAAAAATCAATCAAAAAAATGGAATTTATGGAAGTATGCTTTAGTGCTTCCAGTATTAGTTGCCTTTATGGTCCTATTTCAAATAGAAGTAATTGCACAAGAGAAAACAAAACCAAAACAGACAATTGAAAAAAAGTTAGCAATAATAGATTTTATTATTACCAAAAACACCAGCAACCAAGAAATCAAAGAGCAATGCGAAAAACTGAATAAAACATTTAATGTTAATTTGACTTTTTTTAATATCAAGAGAAATTCGAAAGGGGAAATTATAAATATTGACGGAAAATTTGAAGACCAAACAGGCAGTGCTAGTTGTAATCAATCTGAAAACCCAATTAAACCGTTTAGATTCTATTATAATCCAACTAATAAAGAAATGGGCTTTGACATGGATATATCTAATTCAAAAAACAACAAAGGAAGACAATCTACTTCTAATACTATTTCATCACCAGCACTTCCACCAAAAGTTAAAACGATAAAAATTGCCCCATCAGTTTCACCAGCGGAAAGTACTGCTACTCCACCAGCACTACCACCAACTGTAAAAAGCACTACTCCGCCTGCTCTCCCACCAAAGGTTTCGACAATAAAATTCACATACCCTACTGAAAAAAATCAAATAATAGCTTCAAATAGCAACAACAAAACTGTTTCAATCAACGAACCAATGATTATTATTGATGGAGTAAAAGCAGATTCAAAAACAACAGTCAATAGCTTAAATAAAGAAGAAAATAACAAAACATATTTTCAAATTAATGGACCAGTAACCTTACCTCCAGTTATCATAATGAATGGAGTCAAAATCAACAGTATTTCCAGTGTGAATGAAATTAATCCTGATGCCATAAAAAGCATGAATATTTTAAAAGGCAAAACTGCTGAAGATAAATATGGAAAAGATGGGAAAAATGGGGTAATTGAAATTACAACAAAAGAAAATGCTGTTATTTTAAAAGAATCTCCTAAAAAGGATTGATAAAACACTAAATTAAAAAAGACGGTTCAAGACCGTCTTTTTTGTATTTTTAAAAATAAAAACAATATGTTTAAAATAGTAGCAAAAATCAACAAGCTCATTTTACCAAGCTTTACCAAACAAAGATTAGATATTTCAAAAGCCAAAAAGTGGCAATTGGCAATTATTGGGTATCGCTATTATGTGACTTCCAGAGCACTTGAGTAAATACAGTCTGAAGATCTCAGTTGGCAGCAATCAGTAATTTGCAAACTTAATTCTGCTATCTGAACACTAATAGGTTATTGCCGCAAAAATCTCATTACCGGCAATTTTTTCTCTTCCGTTCAAGAAAGTGATTTCCATTAGGAAATTGCATTGTACAATTACACCACCAAGTTTTTCGACCAATTCGCATACCGCTTTTGCAGTTCCGCCAGTGGCCAAAACATCATCGTGAATCAATATCCTATCTCCTTTTTGAATGGCATCCGTATGAATTTCAAGCGTATCAGTACCATATTCCAAATCATACGAAGCAGAAATGGTATCAAAAGGTAGTTTATTGGGTTTTCGAACAGGAACAAAACCTGCATTCAATTCCTCGGCTAAAAGCATTCCAAAGAAAAAACCACGACTTTCTACTCCAATTACTTTATCAATTTTTTTATTTTTCAATTCTGAAACCAGGATTTCCAAACATTCTTTTCTTGCATTGGCATCAATTAGCAACGGAGTAATATCTTTAAATACGATTCCCTCTTTCGGAAACCCCTGAATATCACGTATATATTTTTTTAAGTCCATTTTTTTTAATTTTTATGTAAATTTCGGCTTGCAAGATACATATTTATTCCTATATTTGCACCCGCAAACAGGTTTAGCGAACGTTAAACAAGTTTCAAAAAGGCCTCGTGGCGCAACTGAATAGCGCATCTGATTACGGCTCAGAAGGTTACTGGTTTGAATCCAGTCGAGGTCACAAACTTAAAGAATGAATATTCTTAAACACCAACAAAACCCGCTATTTGCGGGTTTTTTTATGGACTTTATTAGTCAATGTTGGTCAATATTCGCCATATCTATTCCCCCTCAGACTACCCCTCATCATTAAATTGGCGATTTCTTATAAATCTTTGAAAAATTCCCCTAATGTAATCTTATGAATTTCTAAGACCTTCATAAGGGTCTTCAATGTAATATTTCTTCCGTTTTCTATTCTCCAATACTGAACTCTATTAATATCGTATTCGAAAGCAAATGTTTCATGACTTGTATAACCTTTTTCTTTGCGTAGATTCTTAATCTTATCAGCAATCTGAAATATCTTTTGCTCTATTTCTTTTTCTAAATTTTCCATTAAACGAAATTTGGAAAATAACCGCATAAAATTTACCGCATAAATTATACTGCATATATTATGTATTTTACTAATTTAGCCGAAAAATCATGATTATGAAACAGATAGCACTTATCTTAATAACTATCCTAATTTTAACAGCAAAAGGAAATGCTCAAGTTAAAATACCGCAAAAAATAAACGATGAGTTTGCTTATTGGATAGTAGAAAATTATAAACACGGAGATATGAACACACAAATATTTATTATTAATATCCTGAGTGAAAAAGGAATTGAAATGAATAAAATTGGTGGCATAATACAATCCATTGGGTATAACCAAAAAAATAGAAATTTGCTTTTAGAAGCATTCCATGATAGACTAGGCAACGAACCAGAATACTTATACAAAAATCTTGTATCAATTGGTATTTCAGCTACTAGCTCAAAATATCTTACAGATTATATTACTAAGGAAAAATACAAACCTCAAAAGGCTACAAATAAAATTCCAAAATAATTTTTTACACTATATGTTCCACGCAAATCTAAAAATTACAAAACAACCATGAATAGAATAATCTTTATAATCTCAATTATTCTTTTTCCTCTTGTAAAAGGGCATTCACAAATTAGCAACGCTACTGAACTTTCAAATTTTGCTAAATATAAATATGACATTAAGAATAAAAATCTAATCGAGAATAAATGGAGTTTAATCAAATCAGACAACAACATTGAAGATAATAGAGGGGTAATAATATCTAAATCGATGTATTCAAAAAACTATGATAATAAAAACGAATCTCGATTATTGATTGAAAAAAAAATCTATCCTGATAATAAAAGCGTAATACTATTATGGACAACATTAATTATTTATAATGGTAGTCATTTTGACAAACTTATAGACGGTCTTGAAAAATTAGGTTATAAATTCAAACCTCTTACCAAAGGAAAATTGTTTGCTGGTTCTCTTGAAGAAAAATTTTTAATAACATCTGAAATCAAAAATATAGAAGACGATAGTTCTAAATGGTACTACGAAATCAAATTTGTCTATAACCCGAATTAAAAATTAATTTATTTTGTACAGAAACGACCTCAAAAGGGTCGTTTTTTTTATTGCTAAATTTTAATATGTAAGAAATTTCACTTTATTTTACTATTGTGTTAATTAAATTTTTTTCCAATGTTAATTTAATGTTACCTAAACATTAAGTTTTTGTTAAATATTTCAAAAACACCCTGAAAACCGACTAAAAAAAAATCTCCCGAGAGTTTATATAAGTATGAAATATTAAACATAAAATAAATGAAAAATTATTACTCTGTTAAAACCATTATGAGAAAGGATAAAAAAAGAAATGATGGAACTTATCCTTTGAATTATTTGATAATTTTTAATTCTCAGAATTTGAAATTGTCCGCTAAACATTATTTACCCCTTAATGAATGGGATTTTGAAAAGAACTCCCCAAAAGGTATTGGTAATTCTATACTAAAGAAGAAACTCCAAAATGAAGAAAAAACAATTTATAACCATCTATTGGAATTGGAACTTTCTGGAAAGCCCCTTACAAAAGAATTGATTAAAGAAAAATACTCAGGCGGTAATACCAAAAAAGATTTCTTTTATCACTTTGATGAATATTGTAAAAAGAAATTTAGAATGATTGAAGAAGGAACCCAATATCACTATGAGTTATTCAGAAAACAATTGAAGGAATACAGAACAAATATTGACCTTGAAGAAATAGACTTAAAGTTTATTGAAGATTTTCTATACTACTTGGCTACTGAAAAAAAAGTAGGTGTAAGTGGAATTGCAACTCGAAGAAAAACCTTTTCTGCTGTTTTAAACAAATTCGTAATTGACAAACTGATAAAAGAGAATCCATGTAAGCATATCAAATTACAAAAAGAAAAGGAACGAAATGACTTTTTAACTTCAAAAGAAATTGAAAATATTAAGAATGCAGATTTAAAAATGGGGAACCTAACCAATGGTTTAAATCTAACTCGCAAATTATTCCTATTCAGTTGCTATACAGGGTTAAGATTTTCTGATGTAATGAATTTAAAAAAAGAAAACATTGTTGACAACAAAAAGTTGGTTCTAGTGATGAAAAAAACAAAACGAGTATTAGATGTTCCTTTAAATTCATGGGCAATTAAACTTTTAATCAGTTTAAATATAAAATCAAAAAAACCAAAAGAACTGATATTCGAAGGAAGAGAAAATGTAT belongs to Flavobacterium gilvum and includes:
- a CDS encoding BlaI/MecI/CopY family transcriptional regulator — encoded protein: MQKLTNKEEEIMQILWKLKKAFVKEVMAEITEDQPHYNTLSTIIRNLEEKGYVSYNAFGNTHQYYPLVSIEEYRKKFMSRAIDNYFNSSYKNMVSFFAKEEEITAEELREILAMIEQKK
- a CDS encoding adenine phosphoribosyltransferase, with translation MDLKKYIRDIQGFPKEGIVFKDITPLLIDANARKECLEILVSELKNKKIDKVIGVESRGFFFGMLLAEELNAGFVPVRKPNKLPFDTISASYDLEYGTDTLEIHTDAIQKGDRILIHDDVLATGGTAKAVCELVEKLGGVIVQCNFLMEITFLNGREKIAGNEIFAAITY
- a CDS encoding HAD family hydrolase, producing the protein MIKTVIFDMDGVIVDTELVHRYAYYKQFGELAIEVPEEMYTSFTGLSTRNTFQKLKDHFQLQHEVEDLILRKRSIFNEAFDSKEDLALLEGVENLIKDFHQNGMQLIVASSASKETINRVFGRFDLHQYFSHIVSGEDFPQSKPNPAIFEHAASLSVAPKNNCIVIEDSTNGVKAAKAASIFCVGYNSLHSKDQDLSLADLVINHFDELNYEKVSRF
- a CDS encoding TatD family hydrolase, coding for MEYFNLHTHKFTNQETVLELVNQYPREFDVSIPHYSIGIHPWRIAENSLEEELQIINDKILEINCLSIGECGFDKRIEIPFTLQEIVFERQLLLAQKHNKPVVIHCVAAFQEVIAIKKKLKITVPMIIHGFSKNKQMAKGLIDNGFYLSFGKYLLQNPELKTVFESIPNDRFFLETDTAEVGIEEVYALAAQYKNWSLDELKQQIKSNFATVFKNRL
- a CDS encoding site-specific integrase, with protein sequence MKNYYSVKTIMRKDKKRNDGTYPLNYLIIFNSQNLKLSAKHYLPLNEWDFEKNSPKGIGNSILKKKLQNEEKTIYNHLLELELSGKPLTKELIKEKYSGGNTKKDFFYHFDEYCKKKFRMIEEGTQYHYELFRKQLKEYRTNIDLEEIDLKFIEDFLYYLATEKKVGVSGIATRRKTFSAVLNKFVIDKLIKENPCKHIKLQKEKERNDFLTSKEIENIKNADLKMGNLTNGLNLTRKLFLFSCYTGLRFSDVMNLKKENIVDNKKLVLVMKKTKRVLDVPLNSWAIKLLISLNIKSKKPKELIFEGRENVSVNRDLKLIARIAKIKKRLTFHVARHSFGSMLAKNGIQPYLMMKLMGHTDIRMTQRYVNSDEEILTNAIKTVNFN
- a CDS encoding helix-turn-helix domain-containing protein, translating into MENLEKEIEQKIFQIADKIKNLRKEKGYTSHETFAFEYDINRVQYWRIENGRNITLKTLMKVLEIHKITLGEFFKDL
- a CDS encoding M56 family metallopeptidase, whose protein sequence is METLFINIIKSSGLIAMFYIAYYLLLRKETFFTANRWFLLAGLMTSVILPWIVFTTIVWVEPTPTNIDWSKIPMTPVQEESFEINWYYILAIAYTIGSVLLITQFIYDFYNLNRVIKGKSIQHQADYKFIDTTENIAPFSYFNTIVYNSSLYSESEMESILEHEKVHSEQYHTVDVLITRFFCIFFWFNPFIWLYKNAILQNLEFIADSEATKNLSDKKAYQLTLLKITTQENCVVLTNHFYQSLIKKRIVMLNKNQSKKWNLWKYALVLPVLVAFMVLFQIEVIAQEKTKPKQTIEKKLAIIDFIITKNTSNQEIKEQCEKLNKTFNVNLTFFNIKRNSKGEIINIDGKFEDQTGSASCNQSENPIKPFRFYYNPTNKEMGFDMDISNSKNNKGRQSTSNTISSPALPPKVKTIKIAPSVSPAESTATPPALPPTVKSTTPPALPPKVSTIKFTYPTEKNQIIASNSNNKTVSINEPMIIIDGVKADSKTTVNSLNKEENNKTYFQINGPVTLPPVIIMNGVKINSISSVNEINPDAIKSMNILKGKTAEDKYGKDGKNGVIEITTKENAVILKESPKKD
- a CDS encoding tRNA threonylcarbamoyladenosine dehydratase — translated: MAEWTERAELLFRKEGLQRLKDSHIMVVGLGGVGSFAAEFLARAGVGTMTIVDGDVVDITNINRQLPALHSTVGEPKVDIVGDRLMDINPELNLIRVKEFLSPERAFEIVSTDFDYVLDCIDSITPKLNLIVGAKKKGVKIISNMGAGGKMIASKVVVKDISKTTVCPLAKVVRKRLKKMGVSRGVKAVFSLEKPDEGSVKTTDGSNYKKSFYGTNSYMPGLFGLHAAETVIRYLLKKE